A part of Neovison vison isolate M4711 chromosome 8, ASM_NN_V1, whole genome shotgun sequence genomic DNA contains:
- the BCAS4 gene encoding breast carcinoma-amplified sequence 4 isoform X3, protein MQPVGGGAPRPGLGHPLPRSLLQLDPVALLMLLVDADPPEPVRSGARELALFLTPEPGAEAKEVEETIEGMLLRLEEFCSLTDMIRSDTSQILEENIPLLQAKVTEMRGIYAKVNQLEAFVKMVGHHVSFLEAHVLRAERDHGAFSQALRRWLGSAGLPSFRSGSPAVLS, encoded by the exons ATGCAGCCGGTCGGGGGCGGGGCTCCGAGGCCGGGACTCGGCCACCCGCTCCCCCGCAGCCTCCTCCAGCTCGACCCCGTCGCGCTCCTGATGCTGCTCGTGGACGCCGACCCGCCGGAGCCCGTGCGCAGCGGGGCGCGCGAGCTCGCGCTCTTCCTGACCCCGGAGCCCGGGGCCGAG GCGAAGGAGGTGGAGGAGACCATCGAGGGGATGCTCCTCAGGCTGGAAGAGTTCTGCAGCCTGACTGACATG ATCAGGAGCGACACTTCACAGATCTTGGAGGAAAACATCCCGCTCCTTCAGGCCAAAGTGACAGAAATGCGTGGCATCTATGCCAAAGTGAACCAGCTAGAG GCCTTCGTCAAGATGGTTGGGCACCACGTCTCCTTCCTGGAGGCCCACGTGCTTCGGGCCGAGCGGGACCACGGGGCCTTCTCGCAGGCTCTGCGGAGATGGCTGGGCTCCGCCGGGCTTCCCTCCTTCAGGAGC GGGTCCCCCGCCGTCCTTTCATGA
- the BCAS4 gene encoding breast carcinoma-amplified sequence 4 isoform X4 translates to MQPVGGGAPRPGLGHPLPRSLLQLDPVALLMLLVDADPPEPVRSGARELALFLTPEPGAEAKEVEETIEGMLLRLEEFCSLTDMIRSDTSQILEENIPLLQAKVTEMRGIYAKVNQLEAFVKMVGHHVSFLEAHVLRAERDHGAFSQALRRWLGSAGLPSFRSISN, encoded by the exons ATGCAGCCGGTCGGGGGCGGGGCTCCGAGGCCGGGACTCGGCCACCCGCTCCCCCGCAGCCTCCTCCAGCTCGACCCCGTCGCGCTCCTGATGCTGCTCGTGGACGCCGACCCGCCGGAGCCCGTGCGCAGCGGGGCGCGCGAGCTCGCGCTCTTCCTGACCCCGGAGCCCGGGGCCGAG GCGAAGGAGGTGGAGGAGACCATCGAGGGGATGCTCCTCAGGCTGGAAGAGTTCTGCAGCCTGACTGACATG ATCAGGAGCGACACTTCACAGATCTTGGAGGAAAACATCCCGCTCCTTCAGGCCAAAGTGACAGAAATGCGTGGCATCTATGCCAAAGTGAACCAGCTAGAG GCCTTCGTCAAGATGGTTGGGCACCACGTCTCCTTCCTGGAGGCCCACGTGCTTCGGGCCGAGCGGGACCACGGGGCCTTCTCGCAGGCTCTGCGGAGATGGCTGGGCTCCGCCGGGCTTCCCTCCTTCAGGAGC
- the BCAS4 gene encoding breast carcinoma-amplified sequence 4 isoform X2: MQPVGGGAPRPGLGHPLPRSLLQLDPVALLMLLVDADPPEPVRSGARELALFLTPEPGAEAKEVEETIEGMLLRLEEFCSLTDMIRSDTSQILEENIPLLQAKVTEMRGIYAKVNQLEAFVKMVGHHVSFLEAHVLRAERDHGAFSQALRRWLGSAGLPSFRSKRKNPGVPLNTLHRPGRPPHVRGFSSCAPE; encoded by the exons ATGCAGCCGGTCGGGGGCGGGGCTCCGAGGCCGGGACTCGGCCACCCGCTCCCCCGCAGCCTCCTCCAGCTCGACCCCGTCGCGCTCCTGATGCTGCTCGTGGACGCCGACCCGCCGGAGCCCGTGCGCAGCGGGGCGCGCGAGCTCGCGCTCTTCCTGACCCCGGAGCCCGGGGCCGAG GCGAAGGAGGTGGAGGAGACCATCGAGGGGATGCTCCTCAGGCTGGAAGAGTTCTGCAGCCTGACTGACATG ATCAGGAGCGACACTTCACAGATCTTGGAGGAAAACATCCCGCTCCTTCAGGCCAAAGTGACAGAAATGCGTGGCATCTATGCCAAAGTGAACCAGCTAGAG GCCTTCGTCAAGATGGTTGGGCACCACGTCTCCTTCCTGGAGGCCCACGTGCTTCGGGCCGAGCGGGACCACGGGGCCTTCTCGCAGGCTCTGCGGAGATGGCTGGGCTCCGCCGGGCTTCCCTCCTTCAGGAGC aaaagaaagaacccaGGGGTGCCGTTAAACACTCTGCACCGTCCAGGAAGACCCCCCCACGTCAGAGGATTCTCTAGCTGCGCACCTGAGTAG